From the genome of Methylocystis bryophila, one region includes:
- a CDS encoding outer membrane beta-barrel protein yields MSNRIVNLGPVSLAALALATSAQAQSIGLPFNAGDALRQSELARREAPPAPKPQVVLPQFAEPRLSIPGNEKLFVRRFEVDAPRGLIPLDETHEILAGFENRKLTLNEIYDAADQITNLYRSHGYIVAKAYVPQQDARSGTLRIKLLVGQRAAVTLQNNSLVDSGLLQGVIDRAMESSPYLHRDEIERAMLLISDLPGAGVPRIAVSPGKEPETSNLNFIAPEAPRYEGYVLGDNYGYAYTGRLRMSGAVSVNSPLGWGDRLSLFGLLTENTELSNWRAAYSFPVGLDGLRAEISAFQTSYALGGIYKSSEAAGLANGASGTLTYDLKRQRDDSIYLFSNFTHKYLDDLILKTSTASRTIDLGTVGVTRNTVGSLFDMPLVTQTTLSATTGHVNFPDPTERAANVAGVNTAGSYARLNLNFNSTLAFNPWLSLSTTLRAQKSLGRNLDASEKIEVTGFYGVKSYDEGVAGDSGYVFTPELNFALPSVENYRHSFGLFTDIGAAWLQNGWYTTTQYAYSPVSDAGAGYYGTYQFAPRQSIFLKAQVAHTYGSENIAPSYDKRTKALVQIGMSTASAPTSGGLFTETPSPDFGEKLAAWLPDGPAEETPSPSKLPPPSSPLGVFGADMPGRGASVFSILPSFSNFSHNQIGRQYLSPTQIAAQTGWYYNPWINVRTVPIDMAVQQQSLTLAYGLTDTLSVVMGTGFIEKHSHMETFNGAAVPFQQFSNLVPRGMSFPYSDSLTDSSLSGIWRFYEDPINKLQLNVGMSFPTGSTNEPGTLLQPNGTYSTTRAFYGMETGTGTFDIMPGIAYKGVLDDWSWGLSYRARLPLFLNPEGYAWGDLHEFSAWGGYSWIPGLTTTLRLVGSMQGSIIGHDPQVAGKVQTANPGSYGGQRAEIFGGATIYGALLGLPAYEIGIEAGVPVYQNLNGPQLGRNWQAQMALRYKVGKEDRTRLPFGLSALFPPPPADSPRPLWTGFYAGFTGGANFGGNETLNTVPGTTTAYATSEAYRYIGYIATVSNSSLTLPNNGFLGGAQIGYDWQLGRSAVLGFEADVDGVVGSKGMANEVVSTSNWPWAATGVTNGYKALDYVGTVRARLGFLATPKLLLYGTGGLAMANVHLNTSVYVQPTIGSIAYPVYGGSLYQDLRVGWTGGVGAEWMFAPHWSAKAEYLYYDTGTAYPIGGVLLQQTSILALKSATAPQPSYHFDGNIARLGLSYHFNGRQPPEGLVVKSASAESEAPAPRKTLHTADSWTSFYAGLNFGGAKTWGSGENGLLPYADPNGAIGTNPANWPIPQEVSLNPPLTVSPNSTMSNLFFLPSGAQRGSVAGLIGGAQIGYNYRFAGDFVLGAEADLQGTSVTSGQKGGPSYIYPSPYGIVQYQDTLGDQYATAGIAAPLASSSGGIALPWLGTARGRAGYLPLSSLLVYGTAGLSYAQVTTYSSSEIRAGWTGGGGLEWMFLPGWSAKAEYLYVDLGKGGAADPWFWASGDRRHPQASIARAGLNYHFNFGSPETVEAR; encoded by the coding sequence ATGAGCAACAGAATCGTCAATCTCGGCCCGGTGAGCTTGGCCGCCCTCGCCCTCGCAACGTCAGCACAGGCGCAATCGATCGGTCTTCCCTTTAACGCCGGCGACGCGCTTCGCCAATCCGAGCTGGCAAGACGGGAGGCGCCGCCCGCGCCGAAGCCTCAAGTCGTCCTTCCCCAATTCGCGGAGCCGCGCCTGTCGATCCCGGGGAATGAGAAGCTCTTCGTGCGTCGCTTCGAGGTCGACGCCCCGAGAGGACTGATCCCGCTCGACGAGACGCATGAGATTCTGGCGGGCTTTGAAAATCGCAAGCTCACGCTCAACGAGATTTACGACGCGGCCGACCAGATCACCAACCTCTACCGCAGCCACGGCTATATCGTCGCCAAGGCTTATGTTCCGCAGCAGGACGCTCGCTCCGGCACGCTGCGCATCAAGCTCCTCGTCGGCCAACGCGCGGCGGTGACCCTACAGAATAATTCGCTCGTCGACAGCGGGCTGCTGCAAGGCGTCATCGATCGCGCTATGGAGTCGTCGCCGTACCTCCATAGGGACGAGATCGAGCGCGCCATGCTGCTGATCTCCGACCTTCCCGGCGCGGGCGTTCCGCGCATCGCGGTGTCTCCAGGCAAGGAGCCGGAAACCTCGAACTTGAACTTCATCGCGCCCGAAGCGCCTCGCTACGAAGGCTACGTGCTGGGGGACAATTACGGCTATGCATACACGGGCCGCCTCAGGATGAGCGGCGCCGTGTCCGTGAACTCGCCCCTGGGCTGGGGAGATCGCCTGTCGCTCTTCGGATTGCTTACGGAAAACACCGAGCTCTCCAACTGGCGGGCCGCTTACTCCTTTCCTGTCGGGCTCGACGGGCTGCGGGCCGAAATCAGCGCTTTTCAAACGAGCTATGCGCTAGGCGGAATCTACAAGTCGTCCGAGGCGGCGGGCCTCGCCAACGGGGCTTCCGGCACTCTCACCTACGACCTAAAGCGGCAGCGCGACGACAGCATTTATCTCTTCTCGAACTTCACGCACAAATATCTCGACGACCTGATCCTCAAGACCTCGACGGCGTCACGCACCATCGACCTCGGAACCGTGGGCGTCACGCGCAACACCGTCGGCTCATTGTTCGACATGCCGCTCGTGACGCAAACGACCCTCTCCGCGACGACCGGCCATGTGAACTTCCCCGATCCGACGGAACGGGCGGCCAATGTCGCGGGCGTGAACACGGCCGGATCCTACGCCAGGCTCAATCTCAACTTCAATTCGACTCTCGCGTTCAACCCCTGGCTTTCGCTCTCGACGACTCTGCGCGCGCAAAAGTCGCTGGGCCGAAATCTCGACGCCAGCGAGAAGATCGAGGTGACCGGCTTCTATGGCGTGAAATCTTATGACGAAGGCGTCGCAGGCGACAGCGGCTACGTCTTCACGCCGGAGCTCAACTTCGCGCTGCCCAGCGTTGAAAATTACCGGCACTCGTTCGGTCTCTTCACCGACATCGGCGCGGCCTGGCTGCAAAACGGATGGTACACCACAACCCAGTATGCCTATTCGCCGGTGAGCGACGCCGGCGCCGGCTACTACGGGACCTATCAATTCGCGCCGCGGCAGTCGATCTTCCTCAAGGCGCAAGTCGCGCACACCTATGGCTCGGAAAACATCGCGCCGAGTTACGACAAGCGCACGAAGGCGTTGGTGCAGATCGGCATGAGCACCGCGTCGGCGCCGACCAGCGGTGGTCTCTTCACGGAGACTCCGTCGCCTGATTTTGGCGAGAAGCTCGCCGCATGGCTCCCGGACGGTCCGGCGGAGGAGACGCCTTCTCCTTCAAAGCTTCCGCCGCCGTCATCTCCGCTCGGCGTTTTCGGCGCCGACATGCCGGGGCGCGGCGCCTCGGTTTTCTCCATCCTCCCCTCTTTCTCCAATTTCTCGCACAACCAGATCGGGCGGCAGTACCTCTCGCCGACGCAAATCGCCGCGCAAACGGGCTGGTACTACAACCCGTGGATCAACGTGCGCACCGTTCCGATCGACATGGCCGTGCAGCAGCAATCGCTGACGCTGGCCTATGGCCTCACCGACACGCTTTCGGTCGTCATGGGCACGGGCTTCATCGAGAAGCACAGCCACATGGAGACGTTCAACGGCGCCGCCGTTCCCTTCCAACAATTCTCCAATCTCGTGCCGCGGGGCATGAGCTTTCCCTACTCTGACAGCCTCACGGATTCGTCGCTCTCAGGAATTTGGCGGTTCTACGAGGACCCGATCAATAAGCTTCAACTCAATGTCGGCATGTCCTTCCCGACAGGCAGCACCAACGAGCCCGGCACCCTTCTGCAGCCGAATGGCACCTACTCCACCACTCGAGCCTTCTACGGCATGGAGACCGGCACGGGCACTTTCGACATCATGCCGGGCATCGCCTACAAGGGCGTTCTGGACGACTGGTCGTGGGGCTTGTCCTATCGCGCGCGGCTTCCTCTCTTCCTCAATCCCGAAGGCTACGCATGGGGCGACCTGCACGAGTTCAGCGCCTGGGGCGGATATAGCTGGATCCCCGGTCTGACCACGACGCTGCGTCTCGTCGGGAGCATGCAAGGGTCGATCATCGGTCACGATCCTCAGGTCGCCGGCAAGGTGCAGACCGCCAATCCCGGTTCTTACGGCGGTCAGCGCGCTGAAATTTTCGGCGGCGCCACGATCTACGGCGCGCTGCTCGGATTGCCGGCCTATGAGATCGGGATCGAAGCCGGAGTTCCCGTCTATCAAAACCTCAACGGCCCGCAACTGGGCCGGAACTGGCAAGCGCAAATGGCCCTGCGCTACAAGGTCGGCAAGGAGGACCGCACGCGCCTGCCTTTCGGTCTCAGCGCTCTTTTCCCACCGCCCCCCGCGGACTCTCCGAGGCCGCTCTGGACGGGATTCTATGCCGGCTTTACCGGCGGCGCGAATTTCGGCGGTAACGAGACGCTCAACACCGTCCCCGGAACGACAACCGCGTACGCCACCTCTGAAGCCTATCGCTACATCGGCTACATAGCCACGGTCTCGAATTCCTCGCTCACGCTCCCGAATAACGGTTTTCTTGGGGGCGCGCAGATCGGCTATGATTGGCAGCTCGGACGATCCGCGGTCCTCGGCTTCGAGGCGGACGTCGACGGCGTCGTTGGCTCCAAGGGCATGGCGAACGAAGTCGTCAGCACAAGCAACTGGCCCTGGGCCGCCACCGGAGTAACCAACGGGTACAAGGCGCTCGATTATGTCGGCACGGTGCGGGCGCGGCTCGGCTTCCTCGCCACGCCAAAGCTGCTGCTTTACGGGACCGGCGGTCTCGCCATGGCCAATGTCCATCTGAACACGAGCGTCTATGTGCAGCCGACGATCGGGTCGATCGCCTACCCGGTGTATGGAGGCTCGCTCTATCAGGACTTGCGGGTCGGCTGGACCGGGGGCGTGGGCGCGGAGTGGATGTTCGCGCCACATTGGAGCGCCAAGGCCGAATATCTCTACTACGACACCGGGACGGCCTATCCCATCGGCGGCGTGCTGCTCCAGCAGACCAGCATTCTCGCGTTGAAGTCGGCCACAGCCCCGCAGCCATCCTATCACTTCGACGGCAACATCGCCCGCTTGGGCCTCTCCTATCACTTCAACGGCCGCCAGCCGCCGGAAGGGCTCGTGGTGAAGTCGGCCTCGGCCGAGAGCGAGGCGCCCGCTCCCCGCAAGACCCTGCATACCGCCGATTCCTGGACAAGCTTCTATGCCGGGTTGAACTTCGGCGGCGCCAAGACCTGGGGGAGCGGAGAGAACGGGTTGCTGCCTTACGCCGATCCCAACGGCGCTATCGGAACCAATCCGGCAAACTGGCCGATTCCGCAGGAGGTAAGCCTCAACCCGCCCCTGACGGTGAGCCCCAACAGCACGATGAGCAACCTCTTCTTTTTGCCGAGCGGAGCCCAGCGCGGAAGCGTCGCAGGTCTGATCGGAGGCGCTCAGATTGGATATAACTACCGTTTTGCGGGCGACTTCGTGCTTGGCGCGGAAGCCGATTTACAAGGCACGAGCGTGACGAGTGGGCAGAAAGGCGGACCCAGCTACATCTATCCCAGCCCCTACGGCATAGTCCAATATCAAGACACTCTCGGAGACCAATATGCCACGGCCGGCATCGCCGCTCCCCTGGCCAGCAGCAGCGGCGGCATTGCCCTGCCCTGGCTCGGCACGGCGCGCGGCCGGGCCGGCTATCTGCCGCTCTCCTCGCTGCTGGTTTACGGCACGGCGGGCCTCTCCTACGCCCAGGTCACCACCTACAGTTCCAGCGAAATCCGTGCGGGATGGACTGGGGGCGGCGGCCTCGAGTGGATGTTCCTCCCCGGTTGGTCGGCGAAGGCGGAGTATCTTTACGTCGATCTTGGCAAGGGAGGGGCCGCCGATCCGTGGTTTTGGGCCTCGGGCGACCGCCGCCACCCGCAGGCGAGCATCGCCCGAGCGGGCCTGAACTACCACTTCAACTTCGGCTCACCCGAGACCGTGGAAGCGAGATAG
- a CDS encoding filamentous hemagglutinin N-terminal domain-containing protein, producing MILLSGLCALLPGRPSLAAPQGGVVVSGQANISANGATTTINQSTNQAIINWQLFSIAPKETVNFNQPGPTSVTLNRVIGNEKSVIEGALNANGQVFIVNSAGIVFTKSAQVNVGGLVASTLDISNNNFMAGKYQFSGKSTASVVNQGNIQTSPGGYVALLGNTVSNQGTITATLGTVAMASGEQVTLNIGGNALVEVTTDKGTLNALVENKGAIIADGGKVVLTARAADALLSAQVNNSGVIQARTMAGLMGEPPRTGSIKLVANGGKVKVAGRLDASAPNGGNGGTIETSGAKVTVADNAVVTTQAASGKKGLWLIDPDGFTIASSGGDITGVALSSQLDSTNVSILSTSGSGTDGNINVNAPVSWSADTTLALNATNNINVNAPITATGAGAGLTLNSGMDVNVNAVDALNVPTIGGAIGHDFNIQQAQDWTTPPDLTGLTVANNFNVNAPVTWSTGALTLAAANNINIGAPVTATGAGAALTLNAGMDVNVNAVNALNVPTIGGLVNHDFNIGQAQDWTTLPNLAGLTVANNFNVNAPVTWTGALTLAAANNVNVNAPLSWSAGTLTLNAGKSVNVNAVMTVSGAGNFAANYGYVLDGNGNPTTTPTAGANADGSSYGLYTGFGWNGGYGGRIDFSGSGAVALNGQNYTVISSEAGLIASGSNLSGNYVLGSDVAISSLTEIPLFTGNFNGFGHSLPVSTQSINAPLSIATLQNTNVVVNSQGDISINAPVTSGAGMITFNARSNINVNAPITETGAIARLIFNAPYMSVNIGAPITMSGSSAILTLNAGVYGNINAVNALNVPTINGTVFDLNFQQAQAWTTPPNLTGLTVRGDVAVNAPLAWSTGTLRLASGNNINLAAPLNAPSAGLMLNAGYSVNVNAANALNVATIGGYIPVSLTIQQAQAWTTPPDLTGLTINGNLIVNAPLTWSSGTLALAAAKYITLAAPLTATGAGSTLALNAGADVNVYSANALNVATIGGTIGHDFNIEAAQAWTTAPSLTGLTVANNVNVEAPLTWSTGALTLAATNNINIAAPITATGAGTSLALNAGVDVNVNAVNALNVATIGGLVNHDFNIQQSQAWTTPPVLTGLTVANNFNVNAPVTWSTGSLTLAATNNVNVNTPLNWSTGTLTLNAGQSVYVNGVLTVSGAGNFAANYGYVLDGNGNPTTTPTPGVNPDGSPYGLYTGFASTGQYAGRIDFSGAGAVALNGQNYTVINSDAGFSALGSNPSGDYVLGSNVAVASLAQIPLFTGDFNGFGHKLSVAPVSTLSIDAPLSIATLKNANVVLNTSGDISINAPVTSGAGLLTFNAGGAINLNASLQSASDSFGSFAFTGKSMALETTASVSGGNVFINAPTSWSSNAVLTLTATDNINVNAPITATGATAGLVLTSGNNPSSYININAPIVLTGANASLALNTYVPVSPAPAQPIENYSFGKAGGITLNGANPSLTINGNSYQIINTLAQLEAISPNASSPANGFYALGSDINAGGGVVFSGPVINDLEGTFAGFNHVIRYLTITDPTFSNYDALIGVVGQNTGLAAVVRDVGLQYVNVSSLSADTTMGSSTAALVAGNNGTINNTYAWGGSISGYSAGGLVATNTGNINNSWTFLNVTGVFDAGGLAAVNNPNFLTAVGGNINNSYANGPVTAVGSTTASGGLQGAAYAGGLVGYNSGNISNSHATGTVTATDLIASIGGLVGENNNSFGPPGEGVISNSYATGNVNVLVTNQYAATQGVGGLVGTNNGGYVTGSQASGNITVAATNPETTFAADVGGLVGLNESGFFGTGGNIDHSSAGGSVTAVVGNTFGVGGLVGGNIDPFTSITTSSATGAVNSNFPNSTGGLIGGATSGANYGGNSWSISGTGQTSATGSGPGDATAGATGTNPSQSSSSTTQSISTPINPFVDQTQAANVVSTVDTSYSASTPPRPRVAASAGTGKTSALAGPSFSDRVSSPTNQTEGERLQRKQATDAANARAKAASLSAPPSHSKPEPEAKEAPPPRRHVFTPPPPVAKPKGAGFGATIHSIEIEGKQYELHEKSGSKPQPPENKPQAPESKPQGPEIKTQAPESKPQAPETKTQAPSDHK from the coding sequence ATGATCTTGCTGAGCGGCTTATGCGCGCTTCTGCCAGGACGTCCGTCTCTTGCCGCGCCGCAGGGCGGCGTCGTCGTCTCTGGTCAGGCCAATATTTCTGCCAACGGGGCCACCACCACCATCAATCAATCTACCAATCAGGCGATCATCAACTGGCAGCTCTTTTCGATCGCGCCGAAAGAGACCGTCAATTTCAACCAGCCGGGCCCGACGTCGGTCACGCTCAATCGCGTCATCGGCAATGAGAAAAGCGTCATCGAGGGCGCGCTCAACGCCAATGGGCAGGTGTTCATCGTCAACTCGGCCGGAATCGTCTTCACCAAGAGCGCGCAGGTCAATGTCGGCGGCCTCGTGGCCTCGACGCTCGATATTTCGAACAACAACTTCATGGCCGGAAAATACCAGTTCTCCGGCAAGTCCACGGCTTCCGTCGTCAATCAGGGCAACATCCAAACGAGCCCCGGCGGCTATGTCGCACTGCTCGGCAACACGGTTTCCAATCAGGGAACGATCACGGCCACGCTGGGCACGGTCGCGATGGCCTCAGGCGAACAGGTCACGCTGAATATCGGCGGCAATGCGCTCGTCGAGGTGACGACGGACAAGGGCACGCTGAACGCGCTCGTCGAGAACAAGGGCGCGATCATCGCCGACGGCGGCAAGGTGGTCCTGACCGCGCGCGCAGCCGACGCGCTGCTCTCGGCGCAGGTCAACAACAGCGGCGTGATTCAGGCGCGGACCATGGCGGGGCTCATGGGCGAGCCGCCGCGCACCGGCTCGATCAAGCTCGTCGCCAACGGCGGCAAGGTGAAGGTCGCGGGGCGCCTCGACGCATCCGCGCCCAACGGCGGCAATGGCGGAACGATCGAGACAAGCGGCGCGAAGGTGACCGTGGCGGATAACGCGGTCGTCACGACCCAGGCGGCGAGCGGCAAGAAAGGCTTGTGGCTCATCGATCCCGACGGATTCACGATCGCCTCGAGCGGCGGCGACATCACGGGCGTGGCGCTTTCGTCGCAGCTCGACAGCACCAACGTCTCCATTCTTTCGACCTCGGGCAGCGGGACGGACGGCAACATCAACGTCAACGCGCCGGTGAGCTGGTCGGCTGACACGACGCTCGCGCTCAACGCCACCAACAACATCAACGTGAACGCGCCGATCACGGCGACAGGCGCTGGGGCGGGCCTCACGCTGAACTCGGGCATGGACGTCAATGTCAATGCCGTCGACGCGCTCAACGTCCCGACAATCGGGGGGGCGATCGGCCACGACTTCAATATCCAGCAGGCGCAGGACTGGACGACGCCACCGGACCTAACGGGGCTGACGGTGGCGAACAATTTCAATGTCAATGCCCCTGTGACATGGTCGACAGGCGCGCTGACTCTCGCAGCCGCGAATAACATCAACATCGGCGCGCCAGTCACGGCGACAGGAGCTGGAGCGGCTCTCACGCTGAACGCGGGCATGGACGTCAATGTCAATGCCGTCAACGCGCTCAACGTCCCGACAATCGGGGGGTTGGTCAACCACGACTTCAATATCGGGCAGGCGCAGGACTGGACGACGCTACCAAACCTGGCAGGGTTGACGGTGGCGAACAATTTCAATGTCAATGCCCCTGTGACATGGACGGGCGCGCTAACGCTCGCCGCCGCGAATAACGTCAACGTCAACGCTCCGTTGAGCTGGTCGGCCGGCACGCTGACGCTGAACGCCGGCAAGAGTGTCAACGTCAACGCCGTGATGACCGTAAGCGGCGCGGGGAATTTCGCCGCCAACTACGGCTATGTGCTCGATGGAAACGGCAATCCGACGACAACGCCGACCGCCGGCGCCAATGCCGACGGCTCTTCCTACGGGCTCTATACCGGTTTCGGCTGGAATGGCGGCTATGGCGGTCGGATCGATTTCTCCGGCAGCGGCGCCGTGGCGCTGAATGGCCAGAATTACACGGTCATCAGTTCCGAGGCAGGCCTCATCGCTTCGGGAAGCAATCTGTCGGGAAATTACGTGCTCGGCAGCGACGTCGCGATTTCGAGCCTAACAGAAATACCGCTGTTCACCGGTAATTTTAACGGCTTTGGACATTCGCTGCCGGTGTCGACGCAGTCGATCAACGCGCCGCTTTCGATCGCCACACTGCAGAACACCAATGTGGTGGTGAATTCTCAGGGCGACATCTCAATCAATGCGCCAGTGACCTCGGGCGCGGGCATGATCACGTTCAACGCCCGCAGCAACATCAACGTGAACGCGCCCATCACCGAGACAGGCGCCATCGCTCGTCTGATCTTCAACGCGCCCTACATGAGCGTCAACATAGGCGCGCCCATAACGATGAGCGGCAGCTCCGCGATCCTCACCCTGAACGCGGGCGTGTACGGCAACATCAACGCGGTCAACGCGCTCAACGTCCCGACGATCAACGGGACGGTCTTCGACCTCAACTTCCAGCAGGCGCAGGCCTGGACGACGCCCCCGAACCTGACGGGGCTGACGGTGAGGGGCGACGTCGCGGTCAACGCCCCTCTGGCATGGTCGACGGGCACGCTGAGGCTCGCCAGCGGAAACAACATCAATCTCGCAGCGCCGCTCAACGCGCCGAGCGCGGGCCTTATGCTGAACGCGGGCTACAGCGTCAATGTCAATGCGGCCAACGCGCTCAACGTCGCGACGATCGGCGGGTACATCCCCGTCAGCTTAACCATCCAGCAGGCGCAAGCCTGGACAACGCCACCGGATTTGACGGGGCTGACGATCAACGGCAATCTCATTGTCAACGCCCCTCTGACATGGTCGTCGGGCACGCTCGCGCTCGCCGCCGCGAAGTATATCACCCTCGCGGCGCCGCTCACCGCGACAGGCGCTGGGTCGACCCTCGCGTTGAACGCAGGCGCGGACGTCAATGTCTATTCGGCCAATGCGCTCAATGTCGCGACAATCGGCGGGACGATCGGCCACGACTTCAATATCGAGGCGGCGCAGGCCTGGACGACGGCGCCAAGCCTGACCGGGTTGACGGTGGCGAACAACGTCAATGTCGAAGCCCCCCTGACATGGTCGACAGGCGCGCTGACTCTCGCCGCCACGAATAACATCAATATTGCCGCGCCGATCACGGCGACAGGCGCTGGGACCAGCCTCGCGTTGAACGCGGGCGTGGACGTCAATGTCAATGCCGTCAACGCGCTCAACGTCGCGACGATCGGGGGATTGGTCAACCACGATTTCAATATCCAGCAGTCTCAGGCCTGGACGACGCCGCCGGTCCTGACGGGGCTGACGGTGGCGAACAATTTCAATGTCAATGCCCCTGTGACGTGGTCGACGGGGTCTCTGACGCTCGCCGCCACGAACAACGTCAACGTCAACACTCCGCTGAATTGGTCGACCGGCACGCTGACGCTGAACGCTGGCCAAAGCGTCTATGTCAACGGCGTGCTCACCGTGAGCGGCGCGGGGAATTTCGCCGCCAACTACGGCTATGTCCTCGATGGAAACGGCAACCCGACAACGACGCCGACCCCTGGCGTCAATCCGGATGGCTCGCCCTACGGGCTCTACACCGGCTTCGCCTCGACCGGCCAATACGCCGGTCGGATCGATTTCTCCGGCGCCGGCGCCGTGGCGCTGAACGGCCAGAATTACACAGTCATCAATTCCGATGCCGGCTTTAGCGCGCTGGGAAGCAATCCATCGGGAGATTACGTGCTCGGCAGCAACGTCGCGGTTGCGAGCCTGGCTCAGATACCGTTGTTCACTGGAGACTTCAACGGCTTCGGTCATAAGCTGTCGGTAGCGCCCGTGTCGACGCTGTCGATCGACGCGCCGCTTTCGATCGCCACGCTCAAGAACGCCAATGTGGTGTTGAATACCTCTGGCGACATCTCCATCAATGCGCCGGTCACCTCGGGCGCGGGCCTGCTCACCTTCAACGCCGGGGGCGCGATCAATCTCAACGCCTCGCTGCAAAGCGCGAGCGACAGCTTCGGCTCCTTCGCCTTCACCGGCAAGAGCATGGCGCTCGAGACAACGGCCAGCGTGAGCGGCGGAAACGTCTTCATCAACGCTCCCACAAGCTGGTCGTCGAACGCCGTCCTGACGCTCACGGCGACCGACAACATCAACGTGAACGCGCCAATCACGGCTACGGGCGCGACGGCCGGGCTCGTGCTGACTTCGGGGAACAACCCCAGCAGCTACATCAATATCAACGCGCCGATCGTGCTGACCGGCGCCAACGCGAGCCTCGCGCTGAACACCTATGTGCCCGTGTCCCCCGCCCCTGCCCAGCCCATCGAGAACTACAGCTTCGGGAAAGCAGGCGGGATCACGCTGAATGGCGCCAACCCGAGCCTGACGATCAACGGGAACAGCTATCAGATCATCAACACGCTGGCGCAGCTCGAAGCGATCTCTCCCAATGCGAGCTCGCCTGCGAACGGCTTCTACGCGCTCGGCAGCGACATCAACGCGGGAGGCGGCGTCGTCTTTTCCGGGCCGGTCATCAACGATCTCGAAGGAACGTTCGCTGGCTTCAACCACGTGATCCGATATCTCACGATCACCGACCCGACGTTCAGCAACTACGACGCGCTGATCGGCGTCGTCGGCCAAAACACCGGCCTTGCGGCAGTCGTTCGCGACGTCGGTCTCCAATACGTGAACGTGAGCTCCTTGAGCGCCGACACCACCATGGGTTCCTCGACCGCCGCGCTGGTCGCCGGGAATAACGGTACGATCAACAATACTTACGCCTGGGGCGGCTCGATCTCGGGTTACAGCGCGGGCGGCTTGGTGGCCACCAACACAGGAAACATCAACAATTCGTGGACCTTTCTCAACGTCACCGGCGTGTTCGATGCCGGCGGCCTCGCCGCCGTCAATAATCCAAACTTCCTCACGGCTGTGGGAGGCAACATCAACAATTCCTACGCCAACGGCCCCGTCACGGCGGTTGGCTCGACGACGGCCTCCGGAGGGCTGCAGGGCGCAGCCTACGCCGGAGGCCTGGTCGGCTACAACTCAGGCAACATCTCCAACTCGCACGCCACCGGCACCGTCACCGCCACGGACCTCATCGCCAGCATCGGCGGATTGGTGGGGGAGAACAATAATTCCTTCGGCCCGCCGGGCGAAGGGGTGATCTCGAACTCCTATGCGACGGGGAACGTCAACGTATTGGTGACCAATCAATATGCGGCCACTCAGGGCGTCGGCGGGCTCGTCGGCACGAATAACGGCGGTTACGTCACCGGGTCCCAGGCCAGCGGAAATATCACCGTGGCCGCCACGAATCCGGAAACCACCTTTGCGGCGGACGTCGGGGGGCTGGTCGGGCTCAATGAGTCCGGCTTCTTCGGCACAGGCGGCAACATCGATCATTCTTCCGCGGGGGGAAGTGTCACGGCCGTTGTCGGAAACACCTTCGGCGTCGGCGGCCTCGTCGGCGGCAACATCGATCCCTTCACGAGCATCACGACATCTTCCGCCACCGGAGCTGTGAATTCGAACTTTCCCAACTCTACCGGCGGCCTGATCGGCGGCGCCACTTCCGGAGCCAACTACGGCGGCAATAGCTGGAGCATTTCCGGCACGGGTCAAACAAGCGCCACCGGCAGCGGCCCTGGCGACGCTACGGCGGGCGCCACCGGCACCAATCCGTCGCAATCTAGCTCGTCGACGACGCAGAGCATCAGCACACCGATCAACCCATTCGTCGATCAGACTCAGGCCGCGAACGTCGTCTCAACCGTCGACACCAGCTATTCTGCGTCCACGCCGCCGCGACCCCGCGTCGCCGCCTCCGCGGGAACGGGCAAGACGTCCGCGCTTGCCGGCCCTTCCTTCTCGGACAGGGTCTCGAGCCCCACGAACCAAACCGAGGGCGAGCGGCTCCAGCGCAAGCAGGCGACCGACGCCGCGAACGCGCGCGCCAAAGCGGCTTCGCTCAGCGCGCCCCCCAGCCACTCGAAGCCGGAACCGGAGGCGAAGGAAGCGCCGCCGCCGCGCCGCCACGTCTTCACCCCGCCTCCCCCCGTCGCCAAGCCGAAAGGGGCCGGCTTCGGCGCGACGATCCACAGCATCGAGATCGAGGGCAAGCAGTACGAGCTTCATGAGAAGTCGGGAAGCAAGCCTCAGCCTCCCGAAAACAAGCCTCAAGCTCCGGAGAGCAAGCCTCAGGGCCCAGAGATCAAGACACAGGCTCCGGAAAGCAAGCCTCAGGCCCCAGAGACCAAGACCCAGGCTCCCAGCGATCACAAGTGA